In one Deinococcus misasensis DSM 22328 genomic region, the following are encoded:
- a CDS encoding single-stranded DNA-binding protein, translating into MTAVPKSRTHSTPISQEQTQPMIELHLTGILGTKITIHVKDESEMLQVMRQYGRRGWTSGDIPAGGLVLPLAMADTFDWYLIGAREFVNQDGEKCVFHKGQVYKRRELEEVDTKKLKLPKIVKYSRGARPTDPDHLKEGEESVRYVTLITFRGNGRPLESYQDPEKVAAQQHNTQQ; encoded by the coding sequence ATGACAGCAGTGCCTAAAAGCCGGACCCATTCCACCCCCATTTCCCAGGAGCAAACCCAACCCATGATAGAACTTCATTTGACCGGCATTCTGGGAACCAAAATCACCATCCACGTCAAAGACGAATCGGAAATGTTACAGGTCATGCGCCAGTACGGACGCCGCGGCTGGACCAGCGGAGACATTCCCGCAGGCGGTCTGGTGCTTCCCCTCGCCATGGCAGACACCTTCGACTGGTACCTCATCGGGGCCAGAGAATTCGTGAATCAAGACGGCGAGAAATGCGTGTTCCACAAAGGTCAGGTCTACAAACGCCGTGAACTGGAAGAAGTGGACACCAAAAAACTCAAACTCCCCAAAATCGTCAAATACTCCCGTGGTGCCCGCCCCACCGACCCCGACCACCTCAAGGAAGGGGAAGAGTCCGTGCGCTACGTCACCCTGATCACCTTCCGGGGCAATGGCCGCCCTCTGGAATCCTATCAGGACCCTGAAAAAGTGGCTGCCCAGCAGCACAACACCCAACAGTAA
- a CDS encoding ABC transporter permease: protein MTVFWEIMVRAYQRQITYRAAAIAGLTTNLFFGFLKAAMVTAFYQSTSSMSGMDLRQAITFTGISQGLLGFLSIFGTFDLMRTIYRGEVATDLVKPVSFLGLWMARDFGQSIAQLLLRGSVIFVVYSVFLNMQLPESLLQWVCYALSLLLGWILCFMVRFLVNLSAFWSPDARGIARLAYALILFFSGLLMPLRLFPEWVQNLAAWTPFPYILNTPMEVYTGVLQGPALLNALVLQVLWLMAMFLLTRLVWQQATRRLMVLGG from the coding sequence ATGACGGTTTTCTGGGAGATCATGGTCAGGGCGTACCAGAGACAGATCACTTACCGGGCGGCGGCCATTGCAGGGCTCACCACCAATCTGTTTTTCGGTTTTCTGAAAGCGGCGATGGTGACGGCTTTTTACCAGAGCACCTCCAGCATGTCAGGCATGGACCTGAGGCAGGCCATCACCTTCACCGGAATTTCGCAGGGGTTGCTCGGGTTTCTCAGCATTTTTGGCACCTTTGATTTGATGCGGACCATTTACCGGGGTGAGGTCGCCACCGACCTCGTCAAGCCGGTGTCTTTTCTGGGCCTCTGGATGGCCAGAGATTTCGGGCAGTCCATAGCCCAGTTGCTGCTCAGGGGCAGTGTGATTTTCGTGGTTTACAGCGTGTTTCTGAACATGCAGCTTCCTGAAAGCCTCTTGCAGTGGGTGTGTTATGCCCTGTCGTTGCTGCTGGGTTGGATCTTGTGTTTCATGGTGCGTTTTCTGGTGAACCTGAGCGCTTTCTGGTCTCCAGATGCCAGAGGCATTGCACGGCTGGCTTACGCCCTGATTCTGTTTTTCTCTGGGCTGCTCATGCCTTTAAGGCTTTTTCCAGAGTGGGTGCAAAATCTGGCCGCTTGGACCCCTTTCCCTTACATCCTGAACACCCCGATGGAGGTTTACACCGGAGTGTTGCAAGGCCCAGCATTGCTGAATGCTCTGGTGCTTCAGGTCCTCTGGCTGATGGCGATGTTCTTGCTGACCCGTCTGGTCTGGCAGCAGGCCACCCGCCGCCTGATGGTGCTGGGAGGCTGA